In Achromobacter pestifer, the DNA window CGGCCTCGGGATCCCCGCCCTGCTTGCCGGTCAGGAAGTAGCGGAAATAGGCCAGCCCTTGCGCATGCAGTTCGGCATGGTCGTCGGGGAATGCGGCAAAGCAGTCCTGCAGGTTCTGCATGTAGGCGGCGGCATTGCCTTCGTTGGGCGCGCCGCTGATGCGGCTGCGGGCCAGGTCCAGCAAGTGGTCGTAGAGCGCCCGGCCCTTGCGGGTCAGCGCGACGCCGCGCTGCTCGATCTCGCCGAAGCGCGCCGTATGGCTGCCGGCCGCGGCCTGGCCGTCGGCGCCGGCGAACAGGACCGCTTCCTCCAGCGCTTTGAAGCTGGTCTGGCGCAGCAGGATCGGGCACTTGCGCGGCGGCGGGCCTTCGATCACGGCCTTGGCGGACACGCCGCGGCGCGGCATCTCGGCCTGGGCCTCGTCGATGTCCAGCGTGCGCGGAGTCAGGTGGTTGATGTGCGGCCCCTTGAAGGCCACCACATCGGCGATCAGGCGGTGCTGGCCGTGCAGTTCCTCGTAGTCTTCCAGGCTGACGGTCGCCTCGCTGTGCCAGCGGAAGGTGTGCAGGGCCTCGGCCACGAATTCGCGGGCGTCGGCATCCATCAGCCCGCCCTGCGCCTCAAAGCGGGCCGCGAGTTCCAGCGTGCGCGCGGTGAAGATCTGGCGCGCGGCCAGGATGCGGGCGGCCTTCTCGCGCAGCGCTTCGTCGGCGATCAGCTCCAGCCGCAGCAGCGAGGTGAAGACGCGGAACGGGCTGGCCTGCAGCGAGGCTTCGTGGGTGGCGCGAAAGGCGGTGGAATGCACCGGCACGCCGGCCGGCGACAGATCGTAGTATCCCACCGGCTGCATGCCCATCACGGCGAACACGCGCCGCATATTGGCCAGTTCCTGCGCGGTGCCGACGCGGATTGCGCCGTGGCGCTCGATGTCCAGGCGCTCGATCTCGCCCGTGCGGGCCAGCTGCGCGGCCAGCTCGGGCTGTTCGGCCAGCGTCTTGGCGTTGACCTGGGCGACCAGGTCCAGCAGCGTGTCGTACAGCGGCACTTCCGACTTGTACATGTCGGACATGGCGCGGGAGAACCAGGCGCGGATCTGATCCGGATTGACGAAATTCTGACTCATTGCGGGCTCGGCACATCGGTAAACAAGGATGGCCCGCATGACATCATGCGCCGCGCGCGCAATCAAATGAAAAAAATCGGCTTAATCAGTCCGTTTTTTCATGGATCGCGCACGCTGGGGGGCGCTCTCGCGCTTGCGTGCGGCCTCGCCCTCCACCCAGGCGACGAACTGCTTGATCTTGGGCACTTCGGCCGAGTGCTCGGAGTAGGCGACGAAGTACGCGCCGTCGCTGGGCTGCACGTAGTCCCAGGGAATCACCAGCTTGCCGGCCTGCAGCTCCTCTTCGGCCAGCAGGCGCGGCGTCAACGCCACGCCGCAGCCTCCTTCGGCCGCGCGCACGCACATGTGGAAGGTATCGAAGCGCGGACCGTGGTAGCTGCGGTCGGACTGGAAGCGCTGGCGCGAAAAGTAGTCATGCCAGGCTTCCGGGCGCGAGGCGCACTGGATCAGCGCCTGCGCGCTCAGCGCCTCCAGGCTGTCGACCCTGTCCCCCGGAAGGAAGCCGGGCGCGCAGACCGGCACCACCTCGGCCTCGAACAACTCCCGGCACTGGGCTCCCGGCAGGGTGCCGTGGCCGAAGAAGAAGGAGATGTCGATCTTGGCCTGCATCAGGTCGAAGGGCCGGGTTTCGCTGCGCACCTTGACCTGGATGTCCGGATGCGCGGCCATGAAGCCTTGCAGCCGCGGGATCAGCCAGCGCGCGCCGAAGGTGGGCTGGGTGCCGATGGTGAGCACCTGGGTCTCGCTGCCGTAGGTCAGGATGTAGCGCGAGGACATGTCCACCTGGTTCAGGATGGCCTTGACCTCGGACTGGTACAGGGCGCCCGCGGGCGTGAGCTGCAGGCGCCGCCGCACGCGCAGGAACAGCGGATTGCGCAGCAGCGCCTCCAGCTGCGCGATCTGCTTGCTGATCGCGCTCTGGGTCATGTGCAGTTCCTCGGCGGCGCGCGTGAAGCTCATGTGCCGCGCCACCGCCTCGAAACATTGCAGCGCCATCATCGATGGCATCAAACGCTTTTCCATGGGGCCGATCCGGGTATGCCTGTGCTGGCGGCGGCCGGCGTTCCATCGCCGGCCGCCGCGCTTGCGGCATTATCGCAGGCCCGGCCTCACCATTGATATCCGACCCCCGCCGCGCCGCCGAAGTCGCCGCGCGAGGTGCCGTTGGCCGACACCTTGTAGACCCAGCGCCCGCCGCTGGAAACGCGCGACAGCCCCATGGCGTAACCCGATTCGCCGTTCCAGGTGCCGCCCGCCATGGACAGCATGTTGCGTCCCGGCAGGTAGGCTTGAGGCAGCGAGGCCGTCGCCATGGCGGCGGCCACGCCGGCGCTCAGCATGCGTTCCTGGGAATCCAGGTCGCCACGCAGGTCCTGCAGGGAACGTTCGACGGCGCCCACCCGCGCCTCGCCGGCGCTGCTGGCGGCGCGCAACTGCCCCAGGTTGACGGCATCGGTGTCTTCGCTGCCTGCCGCCACGCCCGTGATCTGGCGCCCGCCCACGTTCACCTCGCCCGTGGAATTCTGGGGCTGTGCCATGCCGTGAGCCTGGTAGTTTTCCTGTGCGCCGCGCGCCGCCGTGGACCCCGCCCCCAGCGCAACGCTGTTGCCCGCGCTGGCCACCGCGCCCGCGCCGACCGCGACGCTCTGCGTGGCCGCGGACGAGTCCGCGCCCACCGACACGCTGCGGTCGGCAACGGAACCGCGCCCGGCATTCGATCCCATGGACACGTTGTCGCTGCCGCGCACGCCGGAACCCGCGGCCGTGCCCTGCGCCACGTTGTGGTGGCCGACCACGTCGCGGCCGGCGGCCAGGCCGCTTGCCGTGTTGCCATCGCCCTGCACGCCATAGCCGGCGTAGGCGCCGGCAGCCAGGTTGTTGGCGCCGGTCACGTTCTGCCCGGCGTTCTTGCCCTGCGCCAGATTGCCCTCGCCCTCCACGTTCTGGCCCGCGTTCTGGCCCAGCGCCAAGTTGCCGTCGCCGACGACATTGCGGCCCGCTTCCTGGCCGAAGGCCGAGTTGCCATTGCCGGCGACGTTGCGTCCGGCGTTGGTGCCATAGGCGGCATTGTTGTTGCCCACCGTGTCCGTGCCGGCCCAGAAGCCAAAGGCATCGTTGTAGTCGCCCGCGACGTTCTGGCCGGCGCTGCGGCCGAACGACTGGTTCCAGCCGCCCTGCACGTTGGTGCCGGCGTAGTAGCCGATGGCCTGGTTGGCGTTCTTGCCGCCGACTTTGGAGCCCGCGCCCTCGCCGATCGCGAGGTTCCAGTTGGTGCTGACGTCCTGGCCCGCGCCATTGCCCAGGCCGATGTTGTTGCTGCCGGCCACGTTGGCGCCGGCGTTCTTGCCTATCGCGTGGTTACCCTTGCCCGTGACGCCCTGGCCGGCGCCCGGCCCGTAGCCGAGGTTGCTGCCGTCCCATTTCACGGGCGGCGCGGTCTGCGCCTGCGCGGCCGATCCCCCGGCCAGCGCGCCCACCAGAACCGCCACCGACAAGCCGTTGGCGGCCAGAATTGCGTATGTGTGCTTCATGAGTATGTTGGTAGTTTGTTGTTGCGGACCGGCCGGACGCGCACCCCGATGCGCGCCCGGCCCGTTCAGGCCTGGACCATCACAGATGCAGCGCCATGGCGGGATCGCTGACGCTCGCGCGGCCGTTCTCCATGCGCCCGGCGAAGCGGCGCTCAAAGCCCTCGGCGGTGACGGTGAAGTCGTACCAATTGCCGCTTTCCTTGATGGACCAGTGGTGTTCGGCCACCGCGCCCGGCTCGACCGCCAGAGCCCAGGGACCGTCCTTGCGGTAGGCGTTGGATTGCAGGTTCGCCTGCAGGCGGGCCGTGCCGCGGTTGGAGACCTTCACGTACAGGGCGCCGCCCGCGGGCTCGTAGCAGACCTGCACTTCCAGGGCCGCGCCGCGCTGCGTGTTGCCGGCGAAGGTCCGCACGAAGCCGTTGCTGCTGTAGACCCACAGGTCATAGTCGCCGCCGGTCCAGGTGTCGGACAGCGTCTTGCCGGCTTCGACGGTGTAACGCCGCGGGATCAGGTCCAGGTTGCGCTTGTCGTATACATGGAACACGGCGCCGGCTACACCCGTGTTGCTGAACAGCAGTTCGACTGCGCCGTCCGCGCCGAGCCGGGCGCTGGTGTGCAGTTCGTAGGGCAGCGCGCGCGACAGCCGCGTGCCGGTCTCCTGGAACAGCGGCTGCGGGATGGCGGGCGCCTGGGTCACCGCGGTCGTGGGCAGGAGCTTTTGTGCCGCATTGACCGCGGGAAAGTTGCTGGTGTCGGGCAGCGTGGGCACGCGGGGATCGTTGGGGCTGACGAAATCGAAGCAGGTGGTCAGGTCGCCGCAGACCGCGCGGCTCCACGGACTGATGGCATCGACCTTGATGTCGAAGCGCTGCTCCAGGAACCGGCCCACCGAGGTGTGATCGAACACCTGCGAGTTGACCCAGCCGCCCTTGCTCCACGGCGACACCACGTACATCGGCACGCGTGAACTCAGGCCCCACGGCCGGATGTTGCCGGTGATCTTGTCCTCGGCCTTCAGGTAGTTGCCCACCGAGGCATCGAAGTACTCGCCCTCCAGCGGCACCGTGGACTTGCCCATCAGCACGCCGTTGGCGTCATAGGACGGCACCGCGGGCATGGCGGCATGGTCGAAGAAACCGTCGTTCTCGTCGAACGTCACGAACAGCGCGGTCTTGCTCCAGACTTCGGGATTGGAGGTCAACGCGTCCAGCACGTCGGAGATGAAATCGGCCGCGCCGGCCACGCCTTCGCTGCTGCCCGGATGCTCGGCCAGGGCCTGCGTGGGCAGCACCCACGACACCTGCGGCAAGGTGCCATTGGCCACGTCCTGCTTGAGCTGGGCAAGGAAATTGACGGCGCCGTCGTTCTTCTCGGGACCGCCCGTCAGGCCATGCTCATAGATCGGCGAACCCGGCTGCGCGGTGCGGAAGCTCTTGAAGGCCAGGCAGCCGTGCATGGCGCCCGTCCAGTTGTTGTTCATGTTCTGGTAGATGTGCCAGCTGACCCCGGCGCGCTGCAACAGGTCGGGCAAGGTATCCCACTTGAAGGCGCTGTTCTTGTACTTGTAGTTGTAGGCGCCGGTCACGGGGTCGACCTGGCCCGAGCCATCGGCCAGCTGCGCGCGGCCCGCGGCCCAGTTGGATGGGCTGGGCCAGCAGCGCGAGTTGACGGGTTCGGAATCGGTGTCCGTACTATTGACGCCCAGCTTGCGCAGTTCGGGATTGGCGTTGGCGCCCGACCAGAACACGATGCGGTTCGGATCGGTGCCGGTCAGGATGGAACAGTGGTAGCCGTCGCAGACCGTGAAGGCGTCGGCCAGCGCGAACTGGTACGGAATGTCCTCGCGCATGAAGAAGCCCATGGTG includes these proteins:
- the hglS gene encoding 2-oxoadipate dioxygenase/decarboxylase HglS, which codes for MSQNFVNPDQIRAWFSRAMSDMYKSEVPLYDTLLDLVAQVNAKTLAEQPELAAQLARTGEIERLDIERHGAIRVGTAQELANMRRVFAVMGMQPVGYYDLSPAGVPVHSTAFRATHEASLQASPFRVFTSLLRLELIADEALREKAARILAARQIFTARTLELAARFEAQGGLMDADAREFVAEALHTFRWHSEATVSLEDYEELHGQHRLIADVVAFKGPHINHLTPRTLDIDEAQAEMPRRGVSAKAVIEGPPPRKCPILLRQTSFKALEEAVLFAGADGQAAAGSHTARFGEIEQRGVALTRKGRALYDHLLDLARSRISGAPNEGNAAAYMQNLQDCFAAFPDDHAELHAQGLAYFRYFLTGKQGGDPEAGLQDLIAQGYLRFEPLVYEDFLPVSAAGIFQSNLGDKAQAEYAQNASQAAFEQALGAKVQDELTLYQDTQDRSLAACMQALGAQAGSPVAA
- a CDS encoding LysR substrate-binding domain-containing protein translates to MEKRLMPSMMALQCFEAVARHMSFTRAAEELHMTQSAISKQIAQLEALLRNPLFLRVRRRLQLTPAGALYQSEVKAILNQVDMSSRYILTYGSETQVLTIGTQPTFGARWLIPRLQGFMAAHPDIQVKVRSETRPFDLMQAKIDISFFFGHGTLPGAQCRELFEAEVVPVCAPGFLPGDRVDSLEALSAQALIQCASRPEAWHDYFSRQRFQSDRSYHGPRFDTFHMCVRAAEGGCGVALTPRLLAEEELQAGKLVIPWDYVQPSDGAYFVAYSEHSAEVPKIKQFVAWVEGEAARKRESAPQRARSMKKRTD
- a CDS encoding YadA family autotransporter adhesin, with product MKHTYAILAANGLSVAVLVGALAGGSAAQAQTAPPVKWDGSNLGYGPGAGQGVTGKGNHAIGKNAGANVAGSNNIGLGNGAGQDVSTNWNLAIGEGAGSKVGGKNANQAIGYYAGTNVQGGWNQSFGRSAGQNVAGDYNDAFGFWAGTDTVGNNNAAYGTNAGRNVAGNGNSAFGQEAGRNVVGDGNLALGQNAGQNVEGEGNLAQGKNAGQNVTGANNLAAGAYAGYGVQGDGNTASGLAAGRDVVGHHNVAQGTAAGSGVRGSDNVSMGSNAGRGSVADRSVSVGADSSAATQSVAVGAGAVASAGNSVALGAGSTAARGAQENYQAHGMAQPQNSTGEVNVGGRQITGVAAGSEDTDAVNLGQLRAASSAGEARVGAVERSLQDLRGDLDSQERMLSAGVAAAMATASLPQAYLPGRNMLSMAGGTWNGESGYAMGLSRVSSGGRWVYKVSANGTSRGDFGGAAGVGYQW
- a CDS encoding phosphocholine-specific phospholipase C, which gives rise to MTKTYTSQSAIASPALPGRRQFFRASAQAAGALSAMALLPASIQRALAVPAAVESGTIKDIKHIVILMQENRSFDHYFGTMRGVRGFGDRFPIPLASGKSVFFQPNPKGGQDIQPFRRDSRTSNALIGSGTPHNFPDQQAAWNQGKMDQWIQFKNQATMGFFMREDIPYQFALADAFTVCDGYHCSILTGTDPNRIVFWSGANANPELRKLGVNSTDTDSEPVNSRCWPSPSNWAAGRAQLADGSGQVDPVTGAYNYKYKNSAFKWDTLPDLLQRAGVSWHIYQNMNNNWTGAMHGCLAFKSFRTAQPGSPIYEHGLTGGPEKNDGAVNFLAQLKQDVANGTLPQVSWVLPTQALAEHPGSSEGVAGAADFISDVLDALTSNPEVWSKTALFVTFDENDGFFDHAAMPAVPSYDANGVLMGKSTVPLEGEYFDASVGNYLKAEDKITGNIRPWGLSSRVPMYVVSPWSKGGWVNSQVFDHTSVGRFLEQRFDIKVDAISPWSRAVCGDLTTCFDFVSPNDPRVPTLPDTSNFPAVNAAQKLLPTTAVTQAPAIPQPLFQETGTRLSRALPYELHTSARLGADGAVELLFSNTGVAGAVFHVYDKRNLDLIPRRYTVEAGKTLSDTWTGGDYDLWVYSSNGFVRTFAGNTQRGAALEVQVCYEPAGGALYVKVSNRGTARLQANLQSNAYRKDGPWALAVEPGAVAEHHWSIKESGNWYDFTVTAEGFERRFAGRMENGRASVSDPAMALHL